DNA from Streptomyces sp. NBC_01476:
AACGCCTGATACGGGCAGGCCGCGCTCTCCGCCAGCCAGTGCGCCCCGGACGGCAGCCGGACGATCCGGTCGACATGGTTCTCCACCGCGGTGGGGCCGGCCGGCAGCCCGTGGAAGAGCGGGTCGCGTGCCGCCTCCGCCCGCAGCCGCAGCCGCGTACTGCCGAACTCCGGTGCGCCGTACGCCCCGCGCACCTCGCCGCCCGCGACCTGCGCGAGCATCTGGCCGCCCAGGCAGATCCCGAACACCGGTGTGCCCCGCTCCAGCGCATGCCCCACCAGCGCCCGGGTCGGCGCCAGCCAGGGCGCCCGCTCGTCGTCGTCCGGCAGATAACCCCCGCCCAGCACGATCAGCGCGTCGTGCCGCAACTGCGCCGGCACCGCCTCGCCGTCATACCCCCGTACGACCTCCAGCCCGAGCCCGGCCTCTCCCAGCCACCCCTCCCACTTCCCGGGTCCCCCGCCCGGCCCGTGCTGAATGACCAGTGCCGTCGCCTTGCTCTCGCTCATACGTGCCAGTCTCCCCGGCCCCGCGGGAGCACCGGCCCCGGGGGTGGACGAGCCGCGCCCCGGGCCGGCGGTGGCCTCTACCGGTCACCGGTCACCGGCCCCCGGGCGGAGGCCCGGTCCGGTACGGACGGTGCCCCACGGGTCAGACATGTCACCGTGCAGACCTTTCTCCCTTACCCGGACTTCGCCGCGTCGGCCGCCGTGCTCGATGCCCGCCGGCTCGGCAAGCAGCGCGTCGAGGCGCTGCAGGTGCTGCGCGGCCTGACCGTCCCCGGCGGCTGGCGCCACCACCCCGTGGTGG
Protein-coding regions in this window:
- a CDS encoding type 1 glutamine amidotransferase; translated protein: MSESKATALVIQHGPGGGPGKWEGWLGEAGLGLEVVRGYDGEAVPAQLRHDALIVLGGGYLPDDDERAPWLAPTRALVGHALERGTPVFGICLGGQMLAQVAGGEVRGAYGAPEFGSTRLRLRAEAARDPLFHGLPAGPTAVENHVDRIVRLPSGAHWLAESAACPYQAFRVGESAWGVQFHPEASAAKILRWDAGRLGRHGVDRTALHERAVRDEPAADPVWRQVAHRFAGRVREARAAA